A window of Pirellulales bacterium contains these coding sequences:
- a CDS encoding ROK family protein has protein sequence MSRWTNLNPATVTGIVTDLIKSNLLKEVAGGVPAPGPTGGRPPTMLELNKNARRFLAIDIEPELVRVAIVDLTLNLVKYEEQVVDRHSQPAAVINEIIRLCEDMLSHGRRGRIDGIGLSLPGLIDREQGILISSTNLPKWRNVPIRDMIAERLGHAPQLERSFHLAAMHEDWIDRSSQNNTKLILSLRTGIGMSVVRQGEVYQGAGGFDGEVGHTVIDLNGELCECGNRGCLETFVSADAVRKRVEHMLRKGRCRAAAAAVAKGELLRPELVYRLAKEGDEDCTEIVRDVGRYVGLAAANLVNLLAPDALVVCGSIDTAEEILLEAIREQISERVLPQLRGHLTVRLAAAKEKAPLLGAAVLVARDLFDLPRLAHPQSAL, from the coding sequence GTGTCGCGTTGGACAAATCTCAACCCGGCGACCGTCACTGGCATTGTGACCGACCTGATCAAGAGCAATTTGCTGAAAGAAGTCGCCGGCGGCGTCCCGGCGCCAGGGCCGACTGGAGGGCGCCCTCCCACGATGCTCGAACTCAACAAGAATGCTCGTCGATTCCTGGCGATCGATATTGAGCCTGAGCTCGTTCGCGTCGCGATCGTGGACCTGACGCTCAATTTGGTGAAGTACGAGGAGCAGGTAGTCGATCGGCATAGCCAGCCGGCTGCTGTAATCAACGAGATCATACGGCTGTGCGAGGATATGCTCAGTCACGGCCGGCGCGGTCGTATCGACGGCATAGGCTTGAGCCTTCCCGGACTCATAGACCGCGAGCAAGGAATCCTGATCAGTTCCACGAACTTACCAAAGTGGCGGAACGTGCCGATTCGCGACATGATCGCCGAACGGCTCGGGCATGCACCGCAACTCGAAAGGTCGTTTCACCTTGCCGCGATGCATGAGGATTGGATTGATCGCTCGAGCCAAAACAACACGAAATTGATCCTGTCTCTACGAACCGGCATCGGCATGAGCGTGGTTCGGCAGGGAGAAGTCTATCAAGGCGCCGGAGGATTCGACGGAGAAGTCGGGCATACTGTTATCGACCTCAACGGCGAGTTGTGCGAATGCGGAAACCGGGGTTGCTTGGAAACGTTTGTCAGCGCCGACGCCGTTAGGAAACGAGTCGAGCACATGTTGCGGAAGGGCCGCTGCCGAGCCGCCGCTGCGGCCGTCGCAAAGGGCGAATTGCTCCGGCCCGAGCTTGTCTATCGACTTGCGAAGGAGGGCGATGAAGATTGCACGGAAATTGTGCGCGACGTCGGGCGATACGTCGGCTTGGCCGCGGCCAATCTGGTCAATTTGCTGGCCCCTGACGCACTCGTCGTCTGCGGATCGATCGATACGGCCGAAGAGATCTTGCTCGAGGCGATTCGAGAACAGATCTCCGAGCGCGTGCTGCCGCAATTGAGAGGGCACCTCACGGTCCGTTTGGCCGCCGCCAAGGAGAAAGCCCCGCTTCTGGGTGCCGCCGTACTCGTGGCGCGGGACTTGTTCGACCTTCCCCGGTTGGCTCATCCGCAATCCGCGCTGTAG